Proteins encoded by one window of Maridesulfovibrio bastinii DSM 16055:
- a CDS encoding amino acid ABC transporter permease, giving the protein MAFNFDPSVFIETFPMLMRGLRLTLEITVGGLFLGFILGSLSGLMKISKSLFFRKLAGVYVESIRGTPMLVQAMFLYYGVPMAVGIRIPPLTAGIIIIAVNSGAYIAEIVRGAVQSINTGQMEAGRSIGLTRTQTMIYVIWPQALKRMIPPLGNQFIISLKDTSLLMVIGVGELMRTGQEITSVNFRAFEVYLAVAVVYLAMTLTISALMKRLEKKLNVGQR; this is encoded by the coding sequence ATGGCGTTTAATTTTGACCCCTCTGTTTTTATAGAAACATTTCCAATGTTGATGCGCGGCTTACGCCTGACATTGGAAATTACTGTTGGAGGTTTGTTCCTCGGCTTTATACTTGGTTCTCTTTCCGGGCTTATGAAAATATCAAAGTCTCTGTTTTTCAGAAAGCTGGCCGGGGTTTATGTAGAGAGTATTCGCGGCACTCCAATGCTGGTGCAGGCCATGTTTCTATATTACGGAGTTCCCATGGCTGTAGGAATAAGAATTCCGCCATTAACAGCCGGTATAATTATTATTGCGGTTAATTCAGGTGCCTATATTGCTGAAATTGTCCGCGGTGCCGTTCAATCCATCAATACCGGGCAGATGGAAGCTGGAAGGTCTATCGGTCTTACTCGTACTCAGACAATGATATATGTTATCTGGCCTCAGGCTTTAAAGCGTATGATTCCTCCTTTGGGAAACCAGTTTATAATCAGTTTGAAGGATACTTCTTTACTTATGGTTATAGGCGTTGGTGAACTAATGAGGACAGGTCAGGAGATAACTTCCGTCAACTTTAGAGCCTTTGAGGTTTATTTGGCCGTAGCGGTCGTTTATCTGGCTATGACTCTTACTATTTCAGCCCTTATGAAAAGACTAGAAAAGAAATTAAATGTAGGACAGAGGTAA
- a CDS encoding amino acid ABC transporter ATP-binding protein, whose product MIQIKNLYKKFGNFEVIKGIDLHVRSGEVVCIIGPSGSGKSTVLRCINKLEVPSDGQIIVDGHDIMSTKTDINMVRTEAGMVFQQFNLFPHMTVLKNVTLGPLKVRKMKPAEANEMGLELLDKVGLKDKAMNYPEQLSGGQKQRVAIARSLALQPKVILFDEPTSALDPELVGEVLEVMKQLAKEGMTMIVVTHEMGFAREVADRLIFIDQGIIMEEGEPNEVFAAPKNPRLKEFLSKVVH is encoded by the coding sequence GTGATCCAGATTAAAAATTTATATAAAAAATTTGGTAATTTTGAGGTCATCAAAGGGATAGACCTGCATGTCCGTTCCGGTGAGGTTGTCTGTATTATAGGTCCTTCTGGATCGGGAAAATCTACTGTACTGCGTTGCATTAATAAGCTTGAAGTTCCTTCGGACGGACAAATTATAGTAGATGGACATGATATAATGTCTACTAAGACTGATATAAATATGGTCAGAACAGAAGCTGGAATGGTTTTTCAGCAGTTCAATTTGTTTCCACATATGACGGTTTTAAAGAATGTAACTCTAGGCCCCTTGAAGGTTCGTAAAATGAAGCCAGCTGAGGCTAATGAAATGGGGCTGGAACTGCTTGATAAAGTCGGTCTTAAGGATAAAGCAATGAATTATCCTGAACAGTTGTCCGGCGGTCAGAAACAGCGTGTCGCGATAGCCAGATCTCTGGCTCTTCAGCCTAAAGTTATTTTGTTTGATGAGCCGACATCTGCTCTTGATCCTGAACTGGTAGGTGAGGTTCTGGAGGTTATGAAGCAGCTTGCAAAAGAGGGAATGACTATGATTGTTGTCACTCATGAGATGGGGTTTGCCCGTGAAGTTGCTGATCGACTTATTTTTATCGATCAGGGAATTATCATGGAAGAAGGTGAACCAAATGAAGTTTTTGCAGCACCCAAAAATCCTAGATTGAAAGAATTCTTAAGCAAAGTTGTTCATTAA